In the Sandaracinus amylolyticus genome, ACGACAGCGCATCGTCCAGGTCTCGCGCGTCAACGTCGCGGCGTCCGCGACCTCCACGTGCAGCTCGTCGTAGTCCGCGCGCACCGCGATCACGCAGGCCCACGCGACCACGCTCCCCGCGGCGCGGAGCCCGGCGGGCACCACCTCGATCACGACCTCGCGCGGCCCCGCGCGCAGCGCCCACGCGAGCAGCACCAGCGCGACGAGCACGAGCGTGACGCTCGCCACCGGGGCGTTGCGCCCGAACGTCGTGACCATCAGCGAGCCCACCTCCTCCACGAAGTTCCCGTGCAGCGCCTCGACGCGCAGGAAGCTCGGCGGGAGGTGCGGCTTGCCGAAGAACGGACGCAGCAGCCACGAGAGCTCGGCGCCCATCGCGAGCTGCACCACGAGCCAGCTCACGAGCACACGCCGCGCAGCGTCCTCGTCGTCCACGAGCCGCGTGAGCAGCCCGCGCAGCCGCAGCACGCCCGCGCTGCCCGCGCACGCGATCACCGCGACGTGGAAGAGCAGCAGGGCGCGTGCGATCGCCATCGAGGGCGCGACCCGCGGATCGTCGATCGGCAGGCCCATCGCGATCGGATCGGGCGGCGGCGCGATCGCGACCACGAGCATCGCGATCGGCGCGAGGGCACCGAGCAGCGCAGCGCTCACCGCGAGCGAGATCAGGATGCAGATCGCGGTCTGACGCAGCTCGAGCTTCGAGCGCAACATCGTCGCGAGCAGCGCGCTCGTGCCGATCGTGCAGAGCGCGATCGCCGCGAAGAGCAGCGGCAGCTTGAGCGCGACGTAGAGCGCCATCTCGGGCGCGCGCCACATCCCGAACGCCGCGCCGTACGCGCCCGCCCCGATCGCGATCGTGATCGCGCACGACGCCGCGAGCCCGCGCAGATCGTCTCCGCGCCGCACCCGCGCGACGAGCGCGTCGTCGAGGCGACACAGCGCCTCGAGCCGCGACAGCGCGATCACGACCCCGAGACCCAGTGCGCGAGGAAGAACAGCCGATCGTGGAAGAGCTGCCCGTCGTAGGGCCCGACCAGCGGCCGCAGCGTGGTCGTCATCTGCAGCACCACGAGCACGAAGAGGAAGCCCCACGTCCCGATGCCGCGCACCGGGCGCTGGTTCATCGCGGCGAGCACCCGGCGCAGCAGACCGATCGCGAACGTGCTGCTGATCGCGAGGAAGAGCAGGTGGAGCGAGCCCATGAAGATCGGCGACGACGTCGCCTGCGAGAACACCCACGCGACCGGCGCGAACCCGACGAGCAGCACGCCCATCAGCGCGATCGCCATCAGCAGCGCGCCCCACGTCTCGCGCGCGCTCTGCTCCGCGCCCGAGAGGCACGAGAAGATGTGCAGGCTCGGGAAGCAGATCAGCGCGCAGAAGAAGACGCCGAGGCTGAGCTTCAGCGGCACGAGCAGGAGCTGCCAGCCTCCGCCGAACACCGCCATCACCAGCCCGGTGATCGCCATCGTCGCGACGATCACCGCGGAGAGCTTGAACGCCGCGCCCCGTCCTTCGCGCACGTCGTGGAGCACGCTCGCCGGGGCCTTGAGCAGCGCCTCGACGATCGCGAACGGGCCGTGCCCGGTGATCGGCGTCGAGCCTCCGCGCAGCGTCTCGATCGGTGTCGCCGGTGGGCGCTCCGCGACGACCGGGGGATTGGTGACGGGCGGGGGCGTACCCTCCCAAGCAGTCATGCCATGCGTCTCGTGATCGGGGCTCGTCTCGGGGTGCACGTCGGACCTCCTCGTGTCGGCTTCGACGTCTCCGTACGCACGGCGTTCCTCGCTTCGTTCCGCGATCGGGCGAGCGGTCGCGAGATGCCATCGAATCTCCTCGGTTCCGCCACGAGTCGTCGTCGTGGCTCGCTCCTCCCAGGAAAGAACCCATGAACGAACATCCTCTCTATGGTCGCCCGGTCGGCGAGCACTCGGGGCGCTTCGGCGCCGGCGGGTGGCTCTGGTACATCGGCGGAATCCTCGTCGCGGCCGGCGTGATGAACACTGGTCAGGGCGCGCTCGCGTTGTTCGGCGGAGCGCCCGATGCGCTGACGAAGATCGGCATGGGTGTCGTCGCGGGCGCGATCGGCGCCGCGATCCTGCTCGTCGCGGTGATGCGATGGCGCCAGCACGTCGTCGTGTACGAGCGAGGGCTCGTGCACGCGAAGCTGCTGGGCCAGCAGCAGGTCGCGTTCGCCGACGTCACGCGCGTCGAGCTCGTCCGCGAGCACTCGAAGATGGGCACCGACGAGACGATCCACATCGCGCTGCGCGACGGTCGCGAGGTCTCGATCGGCAGCGTCACGAACATCGATCAGCTCGCCGGGATGATCCGGCACGCCCCCTGAACCGAGCTCGGAGAGACAGACAGATGACCTACTTGATCCCCCTCGTCGCGCTCGTGGCCGTCGTCGCGTTCATGGTCCTGCAGCGCCAGCGTCTCGCACAGGCGGGCCAGACCTACGCTCCATTCGAGCTGAGCAAGCTCGCGCCCCGTCTGGGCCTGCAGATCGTCAACGGCGACCCCGGCGCGAACATCATGCTCGCGCCGCACAACACGGTCGGGACGCGCATCTCGGACGACAAGCCGTACGAGTGGAACGTGCGCCTGCAGGGCTCGCCGCGCGGTCGCCCCGTCGACTTCCTCTACTACCACCGCCGCGAGCGCCAGACCGGCCTCGTCGAGATCAAGTACACGTACTACGACGACGCGTTCATCGCGGTGCAGCTGCGCCCCGGCGCGCCCGAATTCGAGCTCGTCTCGAACCAGAGCAGCCTCGGCGCGATCTCGCGCCGTCACCCGTGGCCGGTGCAGCGCTCCGGGGATCCGAACGTCGATCGCGAGTTCACGATCGCCGCGAACGATCCGAGCGTGGGCGCGAAGCTCGCGCCGTTCCTCTCGCGCTTCGATCCCGCGCTGCGCGCGTACGGCATCCACCTCGAGTCGCACGGCGGATGGCTGCGCTTCCGCGCCGACGGCAAGCACACGAGCGGGAACTTCTACTTCATCGAGCAGATCGTCCCGGCGCTCGAGCAGATCGCGGATCGCCTCGAGCAGCCCTGATTTCCCGGGCGGGACGTGCGCTACGGATTCCGTAGCGCACGCCCGTGATACCGTCGTCGCGTGGGTGAATTCGACGACCTCGACAACGAGAAGACGCTGGTCGAGGAGAGCCGCGACACGCTCAAGGATCTGATCCCCGATGCGCCGCCGGTCGCGCCGCTCGAGGTCGTGTTCGACCGCGAGATGCACCAGGCGGGCGTCATCTCGGCCGACGTGCCCTATCGCGCGCTCGAGATCTGGACGCAGAACCGGGTGTACATGGTCGACTCCACGATGACGTGCTGCGAGGTCCGCGATCGCCGCACCGGCGTCGACGACAAGAAGCACTCGGTGCTCGGCGCGCGCCTCGTCGGTGGGCAGCGCAAGTACGGCAAGACGCTGCACGTCGCGCGGCCCTTCCCGGTGCCCGGCACCGAGGCGGTGTTCGAGCGCGACGGCAAGCGCACGCCCGCGGGGGTCACGTCGAAGGTCGAGCGCGTGGTGCTGCACATCCGCGTGACCAGCGTGGTGATGGAGCAGCAGGGCGCGTGGGACGACGTGACGAGCGCGTTCCTGCACCCGAGCTTCGGCCATCGCCGCGAGCCGTAGATCTGCGCAGCGCAGCGCCGCCGTGTGCACGTGGTTGCACGCGTCGCCGCGAGATCGCGCGCAAACGGCGCGGCACGCCGGGTGAAGAGCGCGCGGCCTCGTGGAGGTCGACATGGACAGGACGATCGTGGTGTGGCTCGGGATCGCGCTCGCGCTCGTGGGGTGCGGCGACGACGGACCGAGCGCTCCACCGCGCGACGGCGGTGCGATGCAGCCGAGCGACGCCGGCGCGACGAACGACGTCGAGCAGTTCCTCGGCGCGATCGCGGCCGAAGCGTGCGAGTCGGCGCACGTGTGCCTCGGCACCGAGGTCTCGTTCGAGCAGCAGCTGGGGAACGAGACGCGCTGCCGCGCGCACGTCGAGGCGTCGATCGTGTACGTCGCGAGCGCGGTCGGAGCAGGGCGCGCGCGCTTCGAGGGGGCGCGCGTCGATGCGTGCCTCGCGGCGATCGACGCGGCCGTCTGCGAGCGCTCGATGCCGCTCGCGTGGGAAGAGTGGCCCGCCGAGTGCCGCGCCGTGATCGCCGGCACCGTCGCGCCCGGCGCAGCGTGCGAGACGAGCGTCGAGTGCGCCGGGGGCGCCTGCGTGTGCGGTGAGTGCGTCGCGTTGGTCGCGCGCGGAGGCGCGTGCGAGGACGGGCCCTGCGCGCCCGGCCTGCAGTGCGCGAGCGAGAGCCTCACGTGCGAGCCGGTGCCCGACGTGCTCCAGCGCGGCGATGCGTGCGAGGACTTCTACGCGTGCAGCGGGCTCCTGCGCTGCGTCGACGGAGTGTGTCGTGACGGTCGCGAGCGCAGGACGCAGGCGCTCGGAGCGCCGTGCGACGCCGAGAACCTGCTCTGCGGGCTCGGCCTCGAGTGCGACTTCGACCACGGCAGCGTGTGCGTGGGCCCGCTCGAGGCCGGCGCGGCGTGCGACGACGTGCTCGAGATCAGCCTCTGCCCCGAGGGCACCATCTGCCACGGCATCGCCGGCGAAGCGCGCTGCTCGCCTCCGCTCGCGATGGGCGAGGAGTGCATCTCCGCAGGCCGCGCCGATCCGTGCGGCGTCGGGCTCTGGTGCTCGTACATGACCGGCCGATGCGAGGAAGTCCGCGCGCTCGGCGCGCGCTGCGAGCTCGCCGAGGACTGCCACTCGGGCATCTGCGAGGAGCACGTCTGCGTGCTCGGCGAGAGCGTGGCGTGTCGCTGAGCTAGCTTCCCCCGGTGTCGTTCATCCTGCTCGACGGCCCGGTCGGGACCGAGCTCGCGCGCCGCGCCGTCGCGACCCCCGCGCCGATGTGGAGCGCACATGCGATCGAGGGTGCGCCCGACGTGCTCGCCGCGATCCACCGCGACTACGCGCACGCGGGCGCGACGATCCACACGGCCGCGACGTTCCGCACCACGCCGCGCGCGTCGGGCCCGGGATGGGAGCGCCTCGCGCGCCGTGCCGTCGAGATCACGCGCGCTTCGATCGATCCCGGGCACCGCGTCGCGGGATCGATCGCGCCGCTCGAGGACTGCTATCGCCCCGATCTCAGCCCTTCCGATCCGCGCGCCGAGCACCGCGCGCTCGCGCGTGCGCTCGCCGGTGCCGGCGCCGACCTGCTGCTGTGCGAGACGTTCCCGCACGTCGGCGAGGCGCTGATCGCGGTGGAGGAAGCGGTCGCGACCGGCCTGCCCACCTGGCTCGCGCTGACCGCGGGCCCGAGCGCGGACCTGCTCACGCCCGCGCAGATCGCCGAGGGCGCGCGCGAAGCGGTGCGCCGCGGCGCGCAGGCGGTGCTCGTCGACTGCGTGCCCGCGGATCGCACGCTGGAGTACGTCGACGCGATCGCGCGGCTCGCTCTCGGCGTGCCCTTCGGCGCCTACGCGAACGCCGGGCGCGAAGAAGACGGAATCGGTTGGAGCTCCAACGATCGCGCAGCGGCACAGCGCTACCTCGCGCACGCGCGACGCTGGCTCGATGCGGGCGCGACGATCGTCGGCGGCTGTTGCGGCACCAGCGTCGTGCACATCGCCGCGCTGGCCGCGGAGCGGGATCGATGAGCGCGATCCGAAGCCGCCGCATCCCGCGCTGCACGACCTGCGGGCTGCCCGACGCGCTCTGCCTCTGCGCCGAGCTCCCGCCGCCGCTCGCGGTCGACACCCGCGTCGTGCTCGTCGTGCACCGCAAGGAGATCCTCAAGCCGACCAACACCGGTCGGCTCGCGGTGCGCATGCTCGACGGCGCGTCGATCGTGGTGCGCGGCGATCGCGAGCCCGAGCGCGCACCGCTCGTGCTCGACACGCGGCGACTCGTGCTCTTCCCCGCGCCCGGCGCGCGCGTGCTCGACGCATCGGATCGCGGCTGCGCGTTGATCGTGCCCGACGGGAGCTGGAGCCAAGCGCGGAAGGTGCTGCGCCGCGACGAGCTCGCCGAGGGCGCCGAGCCCGTGGTGCTCCCGCCGAACGATCCGACGCGCTACGGCCTGCGCCGCAATCCGCGCGAGGGCGGGCTCTGCACGATCGAGGCGATCGCACGCGCGGTCGGCGTGCTCGAGTCACCCGAGATCGAGGCGCGCATGCTCGACGTGCTCGACACGTTCGTCGCGCGCCATCGCGACGTGCGCCGCCCGCCGCCGCTCAGAGCAGCGTTCCCCTGAGCAGCCACTGGGCGACGTTGAAGTAGACGACGAGCCCCGCCAGATCGACGAGCGTCGCGACGAAGGGCGCCGATGCGCTCGCGGGATCCGCGCGCATCAGTCGGATCACGAAGGGCAACATCGATCCCGCGATCGTCCCGCACACCACCACGCCCAGCAGGCTGATCCCGACCGTCAGCCCGATGAGCAGCCAGTGCTCTCCGTACGTCCCGAAGAGCGCTTCGCCGATCGCGACGCGCACGACGCCGATCACCGCGAGGATCGACCCCAGCGCGATCCCCGCGAGCAGCTCGCGGTGCGCGATGCGCCACCAGTCGCGCATGCCGACCTCACCGAGCGCCATCGCGCGGATGATCAGCGTGCTCGCCTGCGATCCCGAATTGCCGCCGCTCGAGATGATCAGCGGCACGAAGAGCGCGAGCACCACCGCGCTCGCGATCTCCTCCTCGTACGCGCCCATCGCGGTCGTGGTGAGCGTCTCGCCGAGGAAGAGCACCGCGAGCCATCCCGCGCGCTTCTTCACCAGCCCGGGCAGGCTCGTCTGCATGTAGCGCTGCTCGAGCGCCTCCTGACCACCGAGCTTCTGGATGTCCTCGGTCGCCTCCTGCTGCACGACGTCGACGATGTCGTCGACCGTGATGATGCCCTTCATCCGCCCTTCTTCGTCGACGACCGGCACCGCGCCGAGATCGTGCTCCGCGATCACGCGCGCGACCTCCTCCTGGTCCATCGACTCCGGCACCGTCACGAGGTCGCGCGTCATCACGTCGCCGACCCTCGCGTTCTCGCGCGCCGCGAACACGTCGCGGAACGAGAGCACGCCGAGCAGGCGCTGCTCTCCGTCGAGCACGTACGCGTAGTGCAGCGTCTCGAGCGCGTGCTCCTTCGAGCGCGCCTGTCTGCGCAGATAGAAGAGCGCCTGATCGATCGTCGAGTCCGGGCGCAGCCGCGCGAAGCGCGGGCTCATCAGACCACCGGCCTCGTCCTCCTCGTACGCGAGCAGCGCGCTCACCTCGTTGTGCGTCGCCTCGTCGAGCAGCGAGATCAGCTCCTCGCGCAGCGGATCGCCCTCGAGGTACTGCGCGAGATCGGCGACGTCGTCGGGCGCGAGCAAGCGCGCCCACAAGCGCCGCTCGCCGGGCCGCACCGCGCGGAAGAGCTCCGCCTGATCTTCGGTCTGCAGCGAGAGGAAGAAGTCGTCCTGCTCGTCGCGCGACATCACGCGGAAGCCCTCCGCGCGCTCCTCCGGCGTCAGCAGGGCCCACGCGTCGAGCAGGTCCAGCGCGGTCGTGCTCTCGGACATCCGTCCAGGTACGTAGTCCCCGCGCCCCCGCTCCATTCCCGCGTGTTTTGGTCGGAAATGGTCCTTTAACGCGGAGCCTCCCGAGAACCTACCGAAACCACCTGGCAACACCCACCCGATCAGGTGCATCCTCGGGCGCCTCCGACCCGGGGGGTCTCGGACGTTCGTGCTCGGCGAATGAATGCGACTGCACGCATCGCAGTCATTCGGCGGCGCACTGCGCGAGGGGCGCCTCGTTCCGGACGGAGAGCTTCGCAGACCGACCGGAGACCCGATGAACCAACGCAGCTCTTCTCAACCGCGCCTCGCTCGCTCGCTCGGGATCCTCATCGCGCTGGTCGCGGTGCCCGCGAGCCTTCCCCTCTTCGGATGTGACACCGGAGTGTTCGCGGCGAACACGACGATCGGCGTGATGCGCCGCGCCTCGCCGGGCGTGCAGCGCATGCGCGACCCCGAGATCCTCGAGACCGCGTTCCCCGCGTCGATCCAGCAGATGGAAGGTCTGCTCGAGATCAAGCCCGACGACGCCGTGCTGCGCGCGATGCTCGGCCGCAGCTACGCGAGCTTCGGGTACGGGTTCATCGAGGACGACTACGAGGTCGCGCAGCTGAGCGACGACGCGTCGGAAGAAGAGATCGAGCACCTGCGCGAGCGCGCGTCGCAGGCGTACCTGCGTGGTCGCGAGGTCGCGATCGGCGGCCTCGACCTCGCGCGTCCCGAGGGCGGCGGTCTGCTCGCGCAGCAGAGCCAGGGTCTCGAGGCGTTCACCGCGCACGTCAACCGCTTCGACAACCGCGAGAACCACGCGCCGCTGCTCTTCTGGGCCGCCTACAACTGGGTGCGCTGGATCAGCCTGCACCGCGACGACATGGGCGCGATCGCAGACCTCTCGTACGTGACCGCGCTCGCGGAGCGCGCGTACGAGCTCGACCAGAGCTACATGGACTACGGCCCGGTCGCGCTGCGCGCCGGCCTGATGGCGGCGGCGCCCCCGCAGCTCGGTGGTCGTCCCCAGGACGCGCGCGTCGAGCTCGAGCGCGCGATCCAGCTCACCGAGCGCAAGAACCTGCTCTACCTCGTGACGATGGCGCAGCTCGTCGCGATCCCGCTCCAGGATCGCGCGCTCTTCGAGTCGATGTTGAACGAAGTGGTGGCCTTCGACGTCGATTCGTTCCCCGACCAGCGGATCCCGAACCTGCTCGCGCAGCGCCGCGCCCGTCGTCTGCTCGCGCAGATCGACGACCTCGTGCCCCCGCCGATCGAAGGCGAAGGGGAAGGCGAGGGCGAGGCTTCGGAGCCGAGCGCGTCGGTCGACGCGGCTGGGTCTCCTTCTTCCACCTGAGGAGCCGGACGAACCATGAAGATCCATCAGAAGCTCGCGCTGTTCCTGCTCGCGGCGTTCGCGCTCTTCGCGATCGACGCGAGCCCGATGAGCGCCCAAGAGGCGGCGGGCACCGCGGCGGCGACGCGCACGATCTCGCTCGCCACGCTGGCGCCGCCGGGCTCGACCTGGATGCGCGTGTTCGACGCGTGGAACCGCGAGCTGCGTCGCCGCAGTGAGCGCGGCCTGCAGTTCCGCATCTACGGCGGCGGCGTGCAGGGCGACGAGGCCGAGGTCATCCGCAAGATCCGCTCGGGCCGTCTCGACGCGGCGTCGGTGACCGCGGTCGGTCTCGCCCAGATCCATCGTCCGGCGCTCGTGTTCCAGATGCCCGGCATCCTGCGCAACTACGAGCAGCTCGATCGCGCGCGCGAGGCGCTCGCGCCCGACATGGACGCGGGGTTCACCAGCGCGGGCTTCAAGATGCTGGGCTGGGCCGACGTCGGTCAGTCGCGCATCTTCTCGACGGCGCCGGTGCGCGTGCCCGCCGACATGGCGACGCGTCACCCGTGGGTCTGGCGTGACGACCTCGTGCTGCCGACCTTCTACCAGGTCATCCGCAGCAACCCGGTGCCGCTCCAGGTGCCGGAGGTGCTCGGTGCGATCCAGACGGGCCGCGTCGACACCGCGATCACCCCGCCGGTCCCCTGTGTCGCGCTGCAGTGGTGCTCGCGCCTCACGCACATGACCGACATGCCGATGACGATCGTGCTCGGCGGCACCGTGATCGGTGGGCGCCAGTGGGCGGAGCTCACGCCGGATCAGCAGACGATCCTCACCGAGACCGCGACGCAGTTCCACCAGCTTGCGCGCCGCAACCTGCGCCGCGACGAGCAGCAGGCGCTCACCGAGATCCGCTCGCGCGGCGCGACGGTCATCGAGGTGACGCCGGCGCAGCAGCAGGAGTGGCTCAACCTCGGCGCGCAGATCCGCACCCGCCTCGTGGGCCAGATCGCGGACCAGGCGCTCGTCGATCGCGTGGCCGCCTTCGGTCGCTGATTCCCCCCGGGGGGCTGCGCGCCCCCCTGTCGACCCCCGAGCTGCGCGCGGGTCCCCACCCGCTTGCAGGCGCGGAGACGACACACGAGAACGCCGGACCTCGCGCGAGCGAGGCCCGGCGTTTCCTTTTCAAGCGATCACACCGAGCTGGCGCATCAGCGCGAGCTCGTCGGTGAGGCGCCAGTGCGCGACGATGCGGTCGCCGCGGAACCGCTCGATCGTGATCTGCGAGACGCGGATCGCGCGGCCGGTCGGTGCGATGCCGAAGAAGTCGCCGCGGTGGGTGCGCGAGCTGCGCAGCCCCGATCAGCCGGACGCGATCCGCGAGGGGCGGGTCGAGCTGGGCATCGCGTGCCTGCCAGTCGAAGGCGAGCTCGAGTCGCGGGTGCTGGCGACCGAGTCGCTGGTGGTCGCGCTCCCGTCGCGGCATCGCCTCGCGAAGAAGGCGCGGGTCGAGGTCGCCGAGCTGAGGGACGAGCGTTTCGTGATCGTGCGGCCCGACGTGGAGCCGGCGTGGGCGGGCGCGGTGTCGCGCGCGCTCGCGAAGCACGGCGTGGGCGGCGCGATCGCCCAGGAGACCGACACCAAGATCGCGATGCTCGGCCTCGTCGCCGCGGGCCTCGGCGTGTCGGTGGTCTCGAGCAGCATGCGCGTGCTCGAGCGACGGGGCGTGGTGATGCGCCCGGTGATCGGCGTCGGCGTGCGGCTGCGGATCGGAGTGATCGCGCGACGCGAACGATCGGCGCGGGCGCAGGCGTTCGTGGACGCGCTCTAGCGCGCGCGCAGCTCGCGCACGCCGCGGCCCAGCCGCCGTCGCAGCAGGGTCCGCAGCGTGACTCCGTCGCTGTAGCCCACTTCCCGCGCGATCGCCTCGACGTCGTGCGACGTCGTCTTCATCAGGTGCACCGCGCGCTCGACGCGCAGGTCCTGCACGTAGCCGAGCGGCGTCCGGCCCAGCACCGCGCGCACGCGGCGCGAGAGCGTGCGCTCGCTCGTCGCCACCGCGCGCGCCGCCGCCGCGAGCGAGAAGCGATCGGCGAGACGACGTCGCGCCCACACCTCGAAGCGCTCGACCAGCGGATCTTCGTGCGTGAGCTGATCGGGGATCACGAACGGCGCCTGCGAAGGGCGCGCGTCGACGACCAGGTACCGCGCCGCCTGCGCCGCGAGCGTCGGGCTCTTCCTCCGGATCCACCACAGCGCGAGATCGACGTGCGCGAACGCGGCGCCCGCCGTCACCCGCCCGCGCGAGTCGACGACCATCTGCGACTCGTCGAGCTCGACGCGCGGGAAGAGCTCGCGGAAGAGCGGCGCCATCCACCACGTCGTCGTCGCGCGGTGTCCGTCGAGCAGTCCGCTGCGCGCGAGCACGAACGTGCCGGTGCACGCCGCGGACACCTTCGTGCCCTGGGCGCTCCAGCGTCGGATCAGCGCGACCGCCTCGGCCACGTCGCGGCGCTCGAGCCGCTCGCGCATCGCATCGGGCACGGTGCAGCCGAGCCCGGGCACGACGACGACGTCGGGCGCGGTGCGCGGAGGCGGCGAGACCGGGACGCGGAGGCCCTGGTGCGTCGTCACGCGCCGGCGCACGCCGACGAGCTTCGGCTCGAAGCGAGGCGCGTCCGCCCCGCGCGCCCGTGCGAGATCGGATGCGGTGGTGAGCGTGTCGAGCAGAGACGCCAGCCCGACGTCGAACGTCCCCTCGAGCGCGAGCACCGCGATCTGCATTGGCGAGAACGATATCATCGTTGTCCATCTCGCCAATGGCACCTGCTCGGCCCCGCGGCCACCGTCCTCTCCACACGCGAACGACGCGTGCTGGCTCGGAGGTGATGCGATGGTGAAGGTCGGTCTGTGGGTGCGGCTCGAGGCGGCGGCGGGGAAGGCGGCGGAGGTCGAGGCGTTCCTGAAGAGCGCACAGCCGCTCGCGGTCGAGGAGGCGGGCACCGCGGCGTGGTTCGCGGTGAAGCTCGGCCCCTCGACGTTCGCGATCTTCGACGTGTTCGCCGACGAGCGCGGCCGTGATGCGCACATCGGGGGCCGGATCGCCGACGCGCTGCGGGCGAAGGCGCCTCAGCTGCTCGCCGCTCCGCCGGTGATCGAGAAGCACGACGTGCTCGCGGCGAAGCTCGGCTGATACGGCCGGCGCCTGCCCGCGGGTCGCTCGCGGGCAGGCGCGTCCTGATACGGGGACATGAACGAACTGCAACTTCTGCGTTTCATCACGCTTCCATGACGGAAGGGATCCCGGTAGATTCCCCCCGCCCTCGGGCTGGCCACGGCCCGCGGTGCGCGTCCTACCTGCTCTGCGACCGAGAGGATCCCCCCCGCGATGGCCGGTGCCGCCCCTTCCGCGAAGCCCGCTCCGTTCCTCAAGCCGCTCGACCTCATCGATCGCGGCGTCCTGCTCGCCGAGAGCTCGCTATCGGTCGTGATCGTCCTCGTGATGATCACGCTCGGCGTCGCGAGCGCGCTAGGCAGCTTCTTCGGGATCCAGCACCCGATCCTGCGGGCCGCGGACGACGTGCTGATGCACGGCACCGTGTGGGCTGCGTTCCTCGGCGCGAGCTTCGCGACACGTGGCCGCAAGCACCTCGCGATCGACGCGCTCGGCCGACTTCTCCCCGATCGCGCGCGCCGCGTGGTCGTCGCGATTGCGAGCACGTTCGGCGCGGTGGTCGCGTTCGGGCTCGGGCGCGGCGTCTACGAGTCGCTCGTCGAGCAGGCCCACACGACCGACGAGCAGGTCCGCAGCTTCGCGGAGAGCGGCATCCTCGATGCCGCGGTCGACCGCAGCTACGAGTTCCAGTTCATGATCCCGGCGGGCTTCGCGCTCATCGCGATCCGCCTGCTGCTCCACGGCTTCCACGAGCTCCTCGCCGCGGCCAACGGCAAGGTGGCGCCGAGCCAGCCAGTGCCGCCCGCGCCCGCCGCGGACGAGAGCATCCCCCACGAAGAGCCCGACGGAACGCCGAGCGAGGCGGGCGATCCCCTTCGCGTGTCGCCGATCGCGCAGGCGGGCCCGATCGAGATCGGGATCGCGATCGCCGTCCTGCTCGTCCCGATCGTGCTCTCGCTCGGCTCGTCGACGTTCATGCCGATCCTTCTGGGCTCGCTCGCGTCGGCCGCGTCGCTCGCGATCCCGCTCGCGCTGCGCGTGCGCAAGACCGGCTCCGCGAAGGCGACCGCGCCGCTGCCCGAGGAGTTCGCGAAGCTCGACGGACCGGTGCCGCCGCTGGTCGCGGCGTCGGGCGTGCTCGCGACGCTCGCGCTCTCGTACGTCGGCATCCTCAACATCGAGAACGTGTCGATCCCCATGGGCGTCGCGTTCTTCGCGGTCGTCGCGCTGATGGGCGCGCCGCTCTTCACGTTCCTCGGTGGCCTCGCGCTCTTCCTCTGGCTGCACGGCTCGGACACCGTGCCGGTCTCGCCGCTCGCGAACGCCGTCGAGGACGTCCTCGGCAACCACTTCGCACGCATGACCGTGCTGCCGACCATCCCGATCTTCACGCTCGCGGGCTACC is a window encoding:
- a CDS encoding ester cyclase → MRVSQITIERFRGDRIVAHWRLTDELALMRQLGVIA
- a CDS encoding LysR family substrate-binding domain-containing protein, giving the protein MRSPRNRSIVICETRIARPVGAMPKKSPRWVRELRSPDQPDAIREGRVELGIACLPVEGELESRVLATESLVVALPSRHRLAKKARVEVAELRDERFVIVRPDVEPAWAGAVSRALAKHGVGGAIAQETDTKIAMLGLVAAGLGVSVVSSSMRVLERRGVVMRPVIGVGVRLRIGVIARRERSARAQAFVDAL
- a CDS encoding tRNA-uridine aminocarboxypropyltransferase produces the protein MSAIRSRRIPRCTTCGLPDALCLCAELPPPLAVDTRVVLVVHRKEILKPTNTGRLAVRMLDGASIVVRGDREPERAPLVLDTRRLVLFPAPGARVLDASDRGCALIVPDGSWSQARKVLRRDELAEGAEPVVLPPNDPTRYGLRRNPREGGLCTIEAIARAVGVLESPEIEARMLDVLDTFVARHRDVRRPPPLRAAFP
- a CDS encoding homocysteine S-methyltransferase family protein is translated as MSFILLDGPVGTELARRAVATPAPMWSAHAIEGAPDVLAAIHRDYAHAGATIHTAATFRTTPRASGPGWERLARRAVEITRASIDPGHRVAGSIAPLEDCYRPDLSPSDPRAEHRALARALAGAGADLLLCETFPHVGEALIAVEEAVATGLPTWLALTAGPSADLLTPAQIAEGAREAVRRGAQAVLVDCVPADRTLEYVDAIARLALGVPFGAYANAGREEDGIGWSSNDRAAAQRYLAHARRWLDAGATIVGGCCGTSVVHIAALAAERDR
- the dctP gene encoding TRAP transporter substrate-binding protein DctP — translated: MKIHQKLALFLLAAFALFAIDASPMSAQEAAGTAAATRTISLATLAPPGSTWMRVFDAWNRELRRRSERGLQFRIYGGGVQGDEAEVIRKIRSGRLDAASVTAVGLAQIHRPALVFQMPGILRNYEQLDRAREALAPDMDAGFTSAGFKMLGWADVGQSRIFSTAPVRVPADMATRHPWVWRDDLVLPTFYQVIRSNPVPLQVPEVLGAIQTGRVDTAITPPVPCVALQWCSRLTHMTDMPMTIVLGGTVIGGRQWAELTPDQQTILTETATQFHQLARRNLRRDEQQALTEIRSRGATVIEVTPAQQQEWLNLGAQIRTRLVGQIADQALVDRVAAFGR
- the mgtE gene encoding magnesium transporter gives rise to the protein MSESTTALDLLDAWALLTPEERAEGFRVMSRDEQDDFFLSLQTEDQAELFRAVRPGERRLWARLLAPDDVADLAQYLEGDPLREELISLLDEATHNEVSALLAYEEDEAGGLMSPRFARLRPDSTIDQALFYLRRQARSKEHALETLHYAYVLDGEQRLLGVLSFRDVFAARENARVGDVMTRDLVTVPESMDQEEVARVIAEHDLGAVPVVDEEGRMKGIITVDDIVDVVQQEATEDIQKLGGQEALEQRYMQTSLPGLVKKRAGWLAVLFLGETLTTTAMGAYEEEIASAVVLALFVPLIISSGGNSGSQASTLIIRAMALGEVGMRDWWRIAHRELLAGIALGSILAVIGVVRVAIGEALFGTYGEHWLLIGLTVGISLLGVVVCGTIAGSMLPFVIRLMRADPASASAPFVATLVDLAGLVVYFNVAQWLLRGTLL
- a CDS encoding GlxA family transcriptional regulator, which encodes MQIAVLALEGTFDVGLASLLDTLTTASDLARARGADAPRFEPKLVGVRRRVTTHQGLRVPVSPPPRTAPDVVVVPGLGCTVPDAMRERLERRDVAEAVALIRRWSAQGTKVSAACTGTFVLARSGLLDGHRATTTWWMAPLFRELFPRVELDESQMVVDSRGRVTAGAAFAHVDLALWWIRRKSPTLAAQAARYLVVDARPSQAPFVIPDQLTHEDPLVERFEVWARRRLADRFSLAAAARAVATSERTLSRRVRAVLGRTPLGYVQDLRVERAVHLMKTTSHDVEAIAREVGYSDGVTLRTLLRRRLGRGVRELRAR
- a CDS encoding TRAP transporter TatT component family protein; this encodes MNQRSSSQPRLARSLGILIALVAVPASLPLFGCDTGVFAANTTIGVMRRASPGVQRMRDPEILETAFPASIQQMEGLLEIKPDDAVLRAMLGRSYASFGYGFIEDDYEVAQLSDDASEEEIEHLRERASQAYLRGREVAIGGLDLARPEGGGLLAQQSQGLEAFTAHVNRFDNRENHAPLLFWAAYNWVRWISLHRDDMGAIADLSYVTALAERAYELDQSYMDYGPVALRAGLMAAAPPQLGGRPQDARVELERAIQLTERKNLLYLVTMAQLVAIPLQDRALFESMLNEVVAFDVDSFPDQRIPNLLAQRRARRLLAQIDDLVPPPIEGEGEGEGEASEPSASVDAAGSPSST